The Kluyveromyces lactis strain NRRL Y-1140 chromosome D complete sequence genome has a window encoding:
- a CDS encoding uncharacterized protein (some similarities with uniprot|Q8TGM6 Saccharomyces cerevisiae YLR154W-C TAR1, Mitochondrial protein of unknown function, encoded within the 25S rRNA gene on the opposite strand), with translation MSDQMPFPFNNFTYFFTLFSKFFSSFHHCTCSLSVSRQYLALDGIYHPLRAAFPNNSTRRKHFTNNWDPRHTGFSPSMTSCSKEHRQGPATKLPSSNYNSDVEDARFQI, from the coding sequence ATGTCTGATCAAATGCCCTTCcctttcaacaatttcacGTACTTTTTCactctcttttcaaagttcttttcatctttccaTCACTGTACTTGTTCGCTATCGGTCTCTCGCCAATATTTAGCTTTAGATGGAATTTACCACCCACTTAGAGCTGCATTCCCAAACAACTCGACTCGTCGAAAGCACTTTACAAATAACTGGGATCCTCGCCACACGGGATTCTCACCCTCTATGACGTCCTGTTCCAAGGAACATAGACAAGGACCAGCTACAAAGTtgccttcttcaaattacAACTCGGACGTCGAAGACGccagatttcaaatttga